The following is a genomic window from Candidatus Omnitrophota bacterium.
AATGAAATTAACGAAAAGCGTAGTTGACAAGGCTTCGTTTGCTCACTCCATGAGCGAAGAAAAAAAACAGTGCATTTTTTGGGATGACGAGTTGAAAGGATTCGGGCTTCGCGTTTTCCCGTCTGGCGTCAAAACCTTTGTTGTGGGCTACCGGCTGCGTGGGCGTTATCGGCTTACATCCATCGGGCGCTATGGCGTGTTTACTGTTGAAACGGCGCGCAAGGCGGCGCAAGAAATCCTTTTCAATGCGGCGAAGGGCATTGACGCGGCGGAAGAGAAAGCGGCGGCGCGCCGGGGCGATACGATGGCGGATTTATGCGCGGAATTCTTCGAACAGCATTCGAAAATTCATAAACGCAGTTGGAAAGATGACAAACGGCAAATCGAAAAAATAATCCTTCCAACGCTTGGGAAAAAGCGCATCGACGCAGTAACGCGACATCACGTTAGCACCCTTCATAAGCAATACGGAGAACGTGCGCCGTACCAAGCGAACCGCGTTCTCTCTCTCTTATCTAAAATCTTCGAATGGGCGAGGTTGATGGGCTACACGAAAAGCGGTTTCGAAAATCCGGCGCGCGGCATAAAAAAATTCAGAGAAGAGAAGCGCGATAGGTGGATAACGCCTGACGAGCTCCCACGTTTGGCGGAAGCGATTAACGAAGAAAAAAACATATACGCGAAGACGGCGTTTTGGTTGCTTCTTTTGACTGGTTTGAGACTGAATGAATTGTTGTCGGCGCGATGGGCAGACATTGATCTCTCACGAGAAGAATGGAGAATTCCACAAACAAAGGCCGGGCGAATTCATCATGTTCCCTTAAGCGCAGCGGCATTGGATATTCTTAAATCCATCCCTAAATGTTCGAGAAATCCATTCGTTTTCGTTGGAGTTAAAGAAGGCGCTCATCTAGTCAACATTGATAAGGCATGGCGACGCATAAAAGCTCGTGCGGGTCTTCACGATGTAAGAATCCACGATTTACGCAGAACATGCGGTTCTTGGATGGCGTCCAGCGGAGTATCTCTGCCCATCATAGGCAAAGCCTTGAATCATTCCAACCAGTCAACAACGGCGGTTTATGCTCGTCTTGGTGAAAATCCAGTTAAAGGGGCGTTTGAAGATTATGGCGGGAAAATCTTAAACATTGCGGCTATTCGCAAAGCGAAGAAAGAAACCGCTTAGAAGCCGCCTTCCTTGGCCTAGGCTCAACGTTCGCCGTTTGCCCTGTTGAAATTATGGACGCGGCTTTGCACCCTTCCTGGACAGTTCCCATAGTGTTCGTTCCAGGGAATCGCGCAACGATCCGCAAGTGGAGCGTGAACGCATCCAGGATGAGGCAAACCGCAAGCGCAGCGAAGCCACCAAGGCGCAGCCGCGAAATGACGATGGAACAATGGCGGAAAAAGAGCCGGTAGTGGGACAGAGTGTTCCACTACCTGTTGATCGTCACGAAGGACGCGAAGCCAAAGCCGCCGCGTCCAAGACGAACGCCGGGGCGGCGGAGCAATAAGGCCGGAACGTGGGAGATGCCCCCCGGTCCCCCCAAAGCCCCCGGCTTGGGACCCCCGGACGGTTCCATCAGATAGTACCTGTGCATGGGAAGGGATTCTGTGGCAATGCCCCCGGCCTGTTTGTGGCAGTGTTGGTGGAAAATATTTTTTGTATGATTTTGGATTTTTTTTGCTCATAGAGAATTTTCATATCGCCTTAAAAGCATGACCGTTACATGGTACGATGGTTTGGGATGCTGTTCAAGTAGGAATTACTGGAGGGAAAACGATGAATCGCCATAATTCCGTTTTTTTTCTTATGTCTATTTTGCTCGTTCCCGCATCTTCCGTATTCGCCTGGACGCAAGAACCTCAATGGCTTGACGCCTATGAATTCAACCAAGATACGTTGGCGGGCAATGGCTGGGAGGAGATTCCCGGCGGTTTCGAATCGTATGAGCCGGGAGTTAAGCAATTCGCAGTGCTTCCCGATCAGGCGTTTCCTTCCTCTGCGGATGTACGCAGGATTGCTATTACCGTCAAGCCGAAACAAGCGACGTTTCTCTATGCTTTGAATCCCATAGTCGCCAATGGCTGTCCTATTCTTCACGCTTTCTTTTATTTATTCTATTGCTGACCAATTTTTTATCATTGTTTGATTTGGTGTTGGGTTTGCATCTGTATCAGGATATGCTCGAAATTCCTGTAGAATTGCCCACGGATGTGACTTTAGTGGTATAAATCTGAGATAACGAGTTGGAGTCGATGAGAATTTATAGATTTTTGAAGTTGAACTGGGCCAATTATCCTCTATCACCAATATTTTTCCCTCTCCATTAAACTCACCCGTCAACGAGGTTTCTATTTTAAATGCTGAAAATAAATCAGAAGGATTCGCGACACTTGGAAATATTTCAATACGATTAATTGAAATTTCTCCAGGCAACCAGACCTGCCACCAACCCATATCACCCTCTGGTGACCATCCATTTTCTGGTGTTGTTTTGTCGCCATCAATAGCAAATTTTGGATCACGGGTTTTACGAAAACTTTCGGCAGTTGCATAACCCAATGATGCAATGTTTGTGTCATTGGTAATATTGTCAAATTCATGTCCCGTAAATGGTGATGTTGGAGTAGGAGTAAAAGTTGGTGTTGGAGTAGGTTCCACTGCCGGATAGACTCGGAATTCTTGAATCACGGCATATGGCCTTGATTCTTTTGGAATCACTCTAAGATATCGTGTTCGTATTGGAGTAAAATCGTAAGATACAGGGAATTTTGCTGGCCATGATTTCTCTGATACAATTATAGTTTCTTCGCCATTAAATTCTCCTGTTAAAGATGAGGCAATATCAAATACAGTATACATATCGTTATAATTAACAAAGGTTGGGAATATATCTATTTTATATATTGGCAATTCACAAGGTAATTTTAATTGCCACCAACTCATACCTTGCCGAGTAAACCAACCATTATATCTGGAAGATATATCATAATCTATCGATTCTGTAGGATCTCTCACATCTTCTGTTTCTTCCGCAGAAGCATAGCCTAACGGCGCAATATTTGTGTCCCAATGCAAGTTTTCGCACTCATGTCCCGGAAGGGATTTTGTTGGAGTTGAAGTGAATGAGGGGGTAGATGTTTTGGTAGGAGTAAAAGTAAAAGTAGGCGAAGGGGTATTGGTTGCAGTTATAGGCGTGGGCGTGATGTTTAAAGGAGTAGCGGGCGGATAGATTTCTATTTCTTGTAATCCTTGAAAATACGTTCCCGTGAGTTTTATCAACCGAATATATTGCGCCACAAATGGATTAAAAATATATGAGATTGGAAGATATTTTCCTATCTCTCTTCCAGAGTTTATAATCGGCAACCATTTATTTCTCCATTCTTCTTCTCTAATAATTTCTATTTCTTCTCCATTAAAATCACCCGTAAGTGATGCCAATATTTTAAATGACGTAAATAAATCATTTGGATTTCTTGCAGGTGGATATATATTGATTTTTTCAATTTCATAGGGGTTGGGTAGTTTAATATCTAAAAAAAGATATGCCAAGTCAGTTTTACCCGAAAACCAACATAGATCTGATTCAGAAATATTCCCATCAACTACAAGGTTGATATTACCGTCCGCTTTCCAGCACCCATAACCATCGAAGGTATATACTGTCGCATTTACTATCTGGCCACGAGCAATATTCACATTAGGCCCAAGTGGTGGGATCGTTGGTATAGGAGTGCTTGTCGGGATAGGAGTCAGATGAAGCATTAAATCATTTTTAACATTTGTGCAATCGATTATAACCTCATGTGAGGCTGATACGAGACCGTTTAGTCCTTCAAAACATATTTCATATTTGCCTGGAATAATGATCGGAAGGGTATAACCACCCGATGTACTGGTCTTCGTTTGATACCACCCTTCTTTATTTTTTACTATTACATTACCGATTCCTTCTCCTAAATCATAAAACGAATTACCATTTATATCATCATAAACTACACCACATAATCTTGGCGTCCTATCATTCGGCGAACCAAACTCTTCCACACACGAGTATAGTGTTTCATTAAGATTTGACATGGAAGGAATTGGATACATCGCAATTCCGGCCTCAATAATGGGAGAAACCGCAGGGTTGGAATTGATAATTGCATGACGATGTCCTCTTTC
Proteins encoded in this region:
- a CDS encoding site-specific integrase gives rise to the protein MKLTKSVVDKASFAHSMSEEKKQCIFWDDELKGFGLRVFPSGVKTFVVGYRLRGRYRLTSIGRYGVFTVETARKAAQEILFNAAKGIDAAEEKAAARRGDTMADLCAEFFEQHSKIHKRSWKDDKRQIEKIILPTLGKKRIDAVTRHHVSTLHKQYGERAPYQANRVLSLLSKIFEWARLMGYTKSGFENPARGIKKFREEKRDRWITPDELPRLAEAINEEKNIYAKTAFWLLLLTGLRLNELLSARWADIDLSREEWRIPQTKAGRIHHVPLSAAALDILKSIPKCSRNPFVFVGVKEGAHLVNIDKAWRRIKARAGLHDVRIHDLRRTCGSWMASSGVSLPIIGKALNHSNQSTTAVYARLGENPVKGAFEDYGGKILNIAAIRKAKKETA
- a CDS encoding discoidin domain-containing protein; translated protein: MTESNPSWWQIVFLKDVSIYKIEIFPSVQNPSDMFPSFVVASSLTGEFKGEEKILVKEENWKNIPVATYEFSPITTRYLRLIPLKPQPFANLQEFRVYPAVEPTPTPTFTPTPTSPFNGHEFDDLHWFTNIGILGYATAKNYYPGREPKQAIDGDTSTIGNGWSPLNFSEYNPSWWQIVFLKDVSIYKIEIFPSVQNPSDMFPSFVVASSLTGEFKGEEKILVKEENWKNILVATYEFSPITTRYLRLIPIESRPYAVIQEFRVYPAVEPTPTPTTYFSNIHGEPTNEEQLVLEYINRARLNPVIEAKRLLNSYKYYSILGDGYHPQEFIDEFEKYFAQPPMSMNDKLLHGARLHAKDMAINRGKVFGHFGSDGSSPYDRVITIAGYEGTGCGENVADSVSSSENAHSGFIVDIRNPERGHRHAIINSNPAVSPIIEAGIAMYPIPSMSNLNETLYSCVEEFGSPNDRTPRLCGVVYDDINGNSFYDLGEGIGNVIVKNKEGWYQTKTSTSGGYTLPIIIPGKYEICFEGLNGLVSASHEVIIDCTNVKNDLMLHLTPIPTSTPIPTIPPLGPNVNIARGQIVNATVYTFDGYGCWKADGNINLVVDGNISESDLCWFSGKTDLAYLFLDIKLPNPYEIEKINIYPPARNPNDLFTSFKILASLTGDFNGEEIEIIREEEWRNKWLPIINSGREIGKYLPISYIFNPFVAQYIRLIKLTGTYFQGLQEIEIYPPATPLNITPTPITATNTPSPTFTFTPTKTSTPSFTSTPTKSLPGHECENLHWDTNIAPLGYASAEETEDVRDPTESIDYDISSRYNGWFTRQGMSWWQLKLPCELPIYKIDIFPTFVNYNDMYTVFDIASSLTGEFNGEETIIVSEKSWPAKFPVSYDFTPIRTRYLRVIPKESRPYAVIQEFRVYPAVEPTPTPTFTPTPTSPFTGHEFDNITNDTNIASLGYATAESFRKTRDPKFAIDGDKTTPENGWSPEGDMGWWQVWLPGEISINRIEIFPSVANPSDLFSAFKIETSLTGEFNGEGKILVIEDNWPSSTSKIYKFSSTPTRYLRFIPLKSHPWAILQEFRAYPDTDANPTPNQTMIKNWSAIE